In Primulina eburnea isolate SZY01 chromosome 14, ASM2296580v1, whole genome shotgun sequence, the following proteins share a genomic window:
- the LOC140811088 gene encoding uncharacterized protein: protein MSQSRNFHPALDVSNIRSHVPMILEMENVQYSTWVELFKVHARSNKVLHHIIPPPEDKLKATVEEEDADMWATLDSTVLSWIYATISNDLLHTILAPDATALEAWKHLQDIFQDNKHSRAVTLEQQFSTTKMENYPNVSAYCQRLKFLADQLKNVGAPMSESRLVLQLVSGLTTP, encoded by the coding sequence ATGTCTCAATCTAGAAATTTTCACCCAGCTCTTGATGTCTCCAACATTAGGAGTCATGTTCCTATGATTCTCGAGATGGAAAACGTGCAATACTCAACATGGGTGGAGTTGTTCAAGGTTCATGCACGTTCGAACAAGGTTCTCCATCACATCATACCTCCTCCGGAAGACAAACTGAAGGCCACGGTCGAGGAGGAGGATGCCGATATGTGGGCTACTCTTGATTCCACGGTCTTGTCGTGGATTTACGCCACGATATCTAATGACCTTCTACACACCATCCTTGCACCCGATGCTACGGCACTGGAGGCTTGGAAACATTTGCAAGACATTTTCCAAGACAATAAGCATTCCCGTGCGGTCACTCTTGagcaacaattttcaaccaccAAGATGGAAAATTACCCCAATGTATCGGCATACTGTCAACGGCTAAAGTTCTTGGCCGATCAATTGAAGAATGTCGGGGCTCCGATGTCTGAGAGTCGTTTGGTGCTTCAACTTGTCTCTGGTCTCACTACTCCGTAG